Proteins encoded together in one Monomorium pharaonis isolate MP-MQ-018 chromosome 8, ASM1337386v2, whole genome shotgun sequence window:
- the LOC105828904 gene encoding hemicentin-1 codes for MDRKPWRIINHRTRIAIMNLLLLCTAPVRARVDETQMDTHEGSTVQLQCRFPPPRENVTCFWLTHTNNNLDNAAIEGRSLSPNYKVYMNLQEGRYDLQIRNVSYERDNGKYECRVKVSSTGTDLHRKYITLTVLRAPGPPSISPTSAPATEGQRLELQCNTYGGSPEPEVRWYRGNSSTLLHTGRTLMVEPTREDDRAIFRCVVRNRAMREGDTLDASVTLDVNYFPRVSVGPDNPLKVEVNGTTTLKCHVDSKPRVGMVRWWRDGSFIATNFEHVIPKVTLQDVGRYTCQADNGLGRRTDASLVLDVLYPPTVSIEGDTVRVADVEDSVTVHCNVSANPTPSVIEWLRDGRPEFRQPGSILRLTRVNAEHAGNYTCRAVNTIHPTGGERRNHSAFATVTIRVRHKPGPARVTPDSPVAVEGSRVILTCMASPAGYPEPQYKWWKEGDGGMVLMPPSGQKYEIDSVHLGSEGTYKCHAMNEIGIGDAASVNLTVHQPPKILTKLQPHVTRKVGESSFQVSCVAQGKPRPSVRWLKDDQELTADERLYKVITTASEGHGSVITVNSTLSFLGHARPQTDEIVAGDRGKYTCVFSNEVKKVESTMMLKVEHEPIVLHQHGKVAYNLRETAEVACKVQAWPKPEFQWSFGTNAATLQGSSSDGHYEITTTSDNYDAYTSVLRMSNIRESDYGDYTCRAANAQGSVMSTIRLQPKGAPERPTNITAMEIGPTYVTLLWQLGFDGGLPITKYFVSYRRVAGGDEIVAPDCTPPRGPVGQWLELDCRRSNPCNVTNLEQHQTYTFKVKVYNTKNHSDYSDEVTATTTVAEIPTPLRVSFDPESSTLAINVGATCLALVASIEKFDGGSDSSWRIVDEWPLEVLGSAPTQREGILDDPEAADSEPRLRVRLCLKADRQKCGEYAEAEIGPSYIAQAGSLGTPTLIALIVSGAVFLLFAALLLLFCRCRRKHATKAKDYEMDSNAVRPSLVAGNGQQTQPPPPYYAENKALEHSLDHALALEDSKTPAYSQSGYGYHQPNHNINGVNMGYMDNSYSNSNNGGSVNSQDSIWQMKSAAANGVNQPYDLAGYGTTESDYPTHPHYLPQREDYRESHNLSRQQFCTEPFATVVKSQKHVDSPYDVSGLPYQETYDEDTKPPQQPSLSYDESLESGYSTPNRRRIIREIIV; via the exons CACCTGTCAGAGCGCGCGTCGACGAGACGCAGATGGATACGCACGAGGGCTCGACGGTGCAGTTGCAGTGTCGATTTCCGCCACCGCGGGAAAACGTTACGTGCTTCTGGCTGACCCACACGAACAACAATCTCGACAACGCGGCGATCGAGGGCCGTTCGCTGTCGCCGAACTACAAGGTGTACATGAACCTGCAGGAGGGCCGTTACGATCTGCAGATAAGAAACGTGTCCTACGAGCGTGACAACGGCAAGTACGAATGTAGGGTGAAGGTCAGCAGCACCGGCACCGATCTCCACAGGAAGTACATCACCCTGACGGTGCTGAGGGCGCCGGGTCCGCCGTCGATATCGCCGACCTCTGCGCCGGCCACCGAGGGCCAGAGGCTCGAGCTGCAGTGCAACACCTACGGCGGCAGCCCCGAGCCGGAGGTGAGGTGGTACCGCGGTAACAGCAGCACGCTTCTGCACACCGGCAGGACCCTGATGGTCGAGCCCACGCGGGAAGACGATCGGGCGATCTTCCGATGCGTCGTGAGAAACCGAGCGATGCGCGAGGGCGATACCCTGGACGCCTCGGTGACGCTCGATGTCAACTACTTCCCACGCGTGTCCGTCGGCCCTGATAACCCGCTCAAGGTCGAAGTGAACGGCACGACGACCCTCAAGTGTCACGTAGACTCGAAGCCGAGGGTCGGCATGGTACGCTGGTGGCGGGACGGCAGTTTCATCGCCACTAACTTCGAGCACGTGATACCCAAGGTGACGCTACAGGACGTCGGTAGGTATACCTGCCAGGCGGACAACGGACTCGGCAGGCGTACCGACGCCTCTCTGGTTCTGGACGTGCTTTACCCGCCCACGGTGTCCATCGAGGGTGACACCGTTCGCGTGGCCGATGTGGAGGACAGCGTGACCGTCCATTGCAACGTGTCCGCCAACCCGACCCCGTCCGTGATCGAATGGCTGCGGGACGGCCGACCGGAGTTCAGGCAGCCAGGTTCGATCCTGCGACTGACCCGCGTTAACGCGGAGCACGCCGGTAATTACACGTGTCGCGCGGTGAACACGATTCACCCCACCGGCGGTGAACGCAGAAACCATTCGGCCTTTGCCACCGTGACGATCCGAGTGCGACACAAGCCTGGTCCAGCCAGGGTAACCCCGGACTCGCCGGTCGCCGTCGAAGGCTCGCGGGTGATACTCACGTGCATGGCCAGCCCGGCCGGCTATCCCGAGCCGCAATACAAGTGGTGGAAGGAGGGTGACGGCGGCATGGTCCTGATGCCGCCGTCCGGTCAAAAGTACGAGATCGATTCGGTGCATCTCGGCAGCGAGGGCACCTACAAGTGTCACGCGATGAACGAGATCGGCATCGGCGACGCCGCGTCGGTGAACCTTACCGTTCACCAGCCGCCGAAGATACTGACCAAGCTGCAGCCTCACGTCACGAGGAA AGTCGGCGAGTCGTCGTTTCAAGTATCCTGCGTAGCGCAGGGCAAACCGCGGCCTAGCGTGCGCTGGCTGAAGGACGATCAAGAATTAACGGCCGACGAGAGGCTCTACAAAGTAATTACGACGGCGTCGGAGGGGCACGGTAGCGTAATAACCGTAAATTCCACGCTGAGTTTTCTGGGTCACGCTCGTCCGCAGACCGACGAAATCGTGGCGGGCGATCGCGGCAAGTACACCTGCGTCTTCAGTAACGAGGTGAAGAAAGTCGAGTCCACGATGATGCTCAAGGTAGAGCACGAGCCCATTGTTCTCCATCAGCACGGCAAAGTGGCTTACAATCTCCGGGAGACCGCCGAGGTGGCCTGCAAGGTTCAAGCTTGGCCAAAGCCCGAGTTCCAGTGGAGCTTTGGTACCAACGCCGCGACTCTTCAGGGCTCCTCCAGCGACGGCCACTACGAGATCACCACCACGAGCGACAACTACGACGCGTACACGTCCGTCCTGAGGATGAGCAACATCCGCGAATCCGATTACGGCGATTACACTTGCCGTGCCGCTAATGCTCAGGGTAGCGTCATGTCTACCATCAGATTGCAGCCTAAGGGAGCGCCGGAGAGGCCGACCAATATCACTGCCATGGAAATCGGGCCCACATACGTCACTCTTTTGTGGCAGTTGGGTTTCGACGGTGGCCTACCTATCACTAAGTACTTCGTTTCGTATAGAAGAGTGGCCGGTGGTGACGAGATAGTCGCGCCAGACTGCACGCCTCCCCGAGGACCAGTCGGCCAATGGCTCGAGCTTGATTGCCGACGATCGAATCCGTGTAACGTGACCAATCTCGAGCAACATCAGACTTATACCTTCAAGGTAAAGGTCTACAACACCAAGAATCATTCCGACTATTCTGACGAGGTGACCGCTACCACAACGGTCGCCGAGATACCCACACCGCTTAGAGTAAGCTTCGATCCGGAAAGCAGCACGCTCGCTATTAACGTGGGTGCCACGTGCTTGGCGTTGGTGGCATCTATCGAGAAGTTCGACGGAGGCTCGGATAGTTCATGGCGAATCGTCGACGAGTGGCCCCTCGAAGTTCTCGGAAGTGCACCTACTCAAAGAGAAGGAATATTGGACGATCCCGAAGCGGCCGACTCGGAACCCCGACTGAGAGTTAGGTTGTGCCTCAAAGCCGACCGACAGAAATGTGGCGAGTACGCGGAAGCCGAAA TTGGCCCATCCTACATCGCACAAGCTGGTTCTCTCGGAACGCCGACTTTAATCGCCCTGATAGTGAGCGGGGCAGTTTTTCTACTCTTTGCAGCCTTGCTGCTACTGTTTTGTCGATGCCGGCGGAAACATGCGACGAAGGCAAAAGATTATGAAATGGACTCGAACGC CGTCCGACCGAGCCTTGTGGCAGGTAACGGCCAACAAACTCAACCACCACCACCATATTATGCCGAGAACAAAGCGCTGGAGCACAGTTTGGATCACGCTTTGGCTTTGGAGGATTCAAAAACGCCCGCCTATTCGCAATCAGGATACGGCTATCATCAGCCTAATCACAATATCAACG GCGTGAATATGGGCTACATGGACAACAGCTACTCGAATTCCAACAACGGCGGCTCCGTCAACTCGCAGGACTCGATATGGCAAATGAAGTCCGCCGCGGCGAACGGGGTTAACCAGCCGTACGATCTCGCCGGGTACGGCACCACCGAGTCTGATTATCCCACGCACCCTCATTATCTCCCGCAGCGAGAGGATTACAGGGAGAGCCATAATCTGAGCCGGCAGCAGTTCTGCACGGAACCCTTCGCCACCGTCGTCAAGTCTCAGAAACACGTCG ATTCACCTTACGACGTATCGGGCCTGCCGTACCAGGAGACCTACGACGAGGACACAAAACCACCGCAGCAGCCCAGCCTCTCGTACGACGAGAGCCTTGAGTCCGGCTACTCCACGCCGAATAGACGTAGGATCATACGGGAAATAATCGTTTGA